The segment GATGCCGTTGGAAAAGCCTGAGAAGCGTATTACCTATGATGGTGTCCATTTTGAATTGGATGAAGCCAGCACTGCCCGTATCACTGTGGTAGAAGGTCAGGTTGGTGCTAGAGTAGGGAATGAGGTCCGCTATTGGGACTACTGTGATGATGAAGAAGAAAAATTTATTTCCATAGAGAATTGGGATGGAGATTTTGAGTGCAGCTACGGGTTTGAAATAGATCCACACGAAGTAAGCTTTATGGCGGGAAGCTAAAGGGAATACAAATACTAATTGATTAGGAGGTTTTTTAATGGGATTGTTTTCACGAATGAGAGACATCAGTACGTCGCAGCTTAATCACCTACTGGATAAGGCTGAGGACCCGGTGAAAATGTTGGATCAGTACATGAGAGATATGGAAGAGGATATTGCGGATGCAGAGAAGTCGGTAGCTAAGCAGATTGCTCTGGAAAAAAAGCTGCACCACCAGTTGACTGAGGCGCAGGAAATGGCCGAAAAAAGGCAGACCCAAGCGCTGCAGGCTTTGGAACAGGAAAAGGAAGACTTAGCCCGTAAAGCATTAGAGGACAAGAAGCGGCACCAGTCCAAGGCAGACGACATGCAGGGCCAGTGGCAGGTGGCTAAGGAGAATGCCGATAAGTTGAAAGACCAGCTACAGCAGATGAAGGATGAATATGAGACACTCAAGGGTAAGAAGCAGACATTGCAGGCCCGGGCAGAGGCAGCTAAAGCCCAGAAAAACATCAACCAGGCTTTTAGTGGTATGGGCAGCGGCAGTGCCCGCAAGGGTTTTGATAAGATGGAAGAAAAGGTAATGACGCTTGAAAGCGAAGCAGAAGCTTCTAACGAAATGCGCTCCGGTTCAAGCAGCCTAGACAAGGAACTGGGAAGCTTGGGCGGGTCCGATGTAGATCGTGAATTGGCAGAATTAAAGGCGAAGCTTAAGAGTAACAAAGAGGAGTAGTACTCCTCTTTTCTCTAGGAGGACTTTATTATGAAGCGTTGGTTGGCATTATTATTTGCGGTTACCACTTTTCTAGTAGTAGGGTGTACTGCTGCAACGGTGGAAAGTTATTTAGACAAAAATTATTCGTTGGTGGACGTGCAGCAGAGTCGTTATGGAACTAATGATGCGGCTCGGGTTTACCAGATACCTGATTCAGTGGACAATGCAGCGAAGTTTATAGCGGGCAAGTATCCACCTAAGTCCATGACTCCGCCGGGAACTGCTGAAGACCGCAGGGTATTGGTTTATCCGAAACTGGTGGTTGACATTTACTCCCAAGACGGGCAGACAATGGCTGAGGTAGCATCCCGGCAGTATATACGCGATCATTACTCTTCCGGTGGCTTCTTTCGGGGGTATTTGACTGCTGCAGTAATTGGAAATATTTTTAACGGACCTCGCAGCGTGAGGGATGGAGGTTTTTCGCCCTATACCGGCCGGAGCAGTGTACCCTCTTACGGTAAAACTGTTAGGGAGGGTTCGGTTGGCTCGCGTACTGTCCGCGGCGGCGGGATTTTCGGCGGGAAGTAAGAGTTAGGAGAGGAGTGTAAGTATGGTTTTAATAAACCCTTTTGTAGATACGATACTCTGGTGGGCCATATTTTTTGTAGTAATGTTTGTGGCCATTAAAGTGTTTGATTTGGTAACCCCTTATAAGCTGAGTCAGGAGACTAAAGAAAAAAATGGTGCCTTGGGGGCGGTGCTAGGTGGGCTGCTCATTGGTATTGGTATTATTATCTATAATGCCATGGTGCACAGTGATGGCTTGGTAAATGCCTTAATTTACAGTGCTTTGGGATTTGTACTTATGTTGGCGTCTTATTTCCTTTATGATTTGATCACTCCGGAAAAAATCAGTCAGGAAATTGATGATCATAATTTGTTGGTAGGATATAAAATTGCCGGGCTGTTTATTGCTGTAGCCTTAGTGGTCAGCGGCGCTATTACATGATTCTTTCTAACCCTTCTTTTGAAGGGTTTTTTACTGACTACGCAGGAAACAGGATACAGCCCTTCTTTTAATTTATCATAAGGGACGCAGCCCCTGGCGGGCGGGAAAAGTGGTTACCTTATACGTCGAAGGCGATGAAATGCTTTTTTCGTTGGCAGTTGTTGGGTAGTGGAATATTGTCATTTTACTGTTACAATTGATGTGATGATAGTCATATCTGGGTGAGGAGGAATTGACTTGCCGGTCCTTAATCATAAGATGCAGAACTATATACAGAAAAACAACCCAACGCTGATAATTTTCTCTTTGTTGATTGTTTCTACCTGTGCCATGAGTTACGAATATTTTCTGGGTGCTATGTCCAGCTACCTGCTGGGAGACGGGAGAATCCAGTGGGCATTGACTATTACGGCCATGATGGTTTCCATGGGGTTCGGTGGCTATAGCTCCCGTTATGTTAAAAGCCACGAGAAAATGGTGGTGATTAATGAGCTGGCGATTGCATTTGCCGGTGGTTTTTCTACCCTTTTTCTTTATGCTTTCAATGTATACATCGGATCTGCTCAGGTGGTTACCTTGGGTTATATTTCTATAAACGGTTTTATCCTGGGGTTTCAGGTACCCCTTTTTATGCATATCTTACGGAAAGCAGGAGAGTCTTTTGGTGATTTGGTGGCCAGGGTCACCCTATTTGATTTTTTGGGTGCCGTACCGGCCGTAATTCTTTATATTTACCTAGTGAAAGGCGTAGGCTTGGTACAAGGTACAATGCTGCTGGGCTTGATTAATGTAAGCGTAGTGCTGCTTGGTATAAAACTTTTTGAACCTGAGCTGTCCACCCGCTTTCGCCGGGTTGCAAAGATATTGGTTGTAGCCATTGTTTTATTACTGCTGCTGGGACTTACCTTTGGTGAAAGAGCAGTGATGGGATTGGAGCGGCAGTTATATAATGACCGGATAGTATACCAGGAGCAGAGTGACTTTCAGCGCATTATTCTTACCAAGCGCGGGGAAGATTTGCGGCTGTTTCTCAATGGTAATATTCAATTTTCTTCGCTAGACGAATACCGCTATCATGAAGCATTGGTACATCCGGCCATGGATTTGGCTGCTAACCGTGAGAAGGTACTGATATTGGGCGGCGGCGACGGCTTGGCGTTGCGGGAAGTGTTTAAATATCCTGAAGTGAAAGAAGTGACTTTAGTGGATCTAGACCCTGCTGTGGTAGGATTAGCACGTACCCACCCGGTCATTACCCGGCTTAACCGAGGCAGTTTGGACGACCCTAGGGTACAAATTGTTAATCAGGACGGCTATAAGTTTTTGGAGCAGGGCAGCGGTTTATATGGTGTGATTATTGTTGATTTGCCCGACCCCAACAACGAGGCCTTGGCTAAGCTTTATACTCGCGAATTTTATACAATGGTAAGACGGCATTTAGCCAAAGGTGGCGCTGTAGCAATTCAGTCTACCTCACCCTACTATGCGAATGAGGCCTTTTGGAGCATAGTTAATACAGTAGAAGCAGCGGGACTGGATGTGGCACCTTATCATACCTATGTACCAAGCTTTGGGGAGTGGGGCTTTACCTTGGCCTCTGATACTGCTATAAATAAAAGCAGGATAAAGGTCGAGGTATCTACAAGGTATTTAAAACAGGACATGCTGCCCGGTATGTTTGTCTTCCCCGGGGATGAAAGCGAAAGCACTAATGAAGCTGTTAATACCTTGATACATCCTGTGATAATAGATCTTTATCAGCAGGCCTGGGAAAACTGGTAGGGCAGATGGGTAAGGGGTGAATTAGTTTTGCCGTTCTTTTTTACGTTATTTCGACGCTTAAATATTTTTGGTCGCTGGCGTACACGCTATGGCATTTCAGTAATATTGCTGTTAACCGTAGTCCTAGTAGGTGCTTCTTT is part of the Metallumcola ferriviriculae genome and harbors:
- a CDS encoding DUF4178 domain-containing protein; the encoded protein is MGFFKKVFGGGDKGKPVVQRNALNLKVGDIVSYDLEDYVVIGVLEYNDEGWVWRDYHLESEGKHIWLSAEQDDELYLGIFEKIKMPLEKPEKRITYDGVHFELDEASTARITVVEGQVGARVGNEVRYWDYCDDEEEKFISIENWDGDFECSYGFEIDPHEVSFMAGS
- a CDS encoding PspA/IM30 family protein; translated protein: MGLFSRMRDISTSQLNHLLDKAEDPVKMLDQYMRDMEEDIADAEKSVAKQIALEKKLHHQLTEAQEMAEKRQTQALQALEQEKEDLARKALEDKKRHQSKADDMQGQWQVAKENADKLKDQLQQMKDEYETLKGKKQTLQARAEAAKAQKNINQAFSGMGSGSARKGFDKMEEKVMTLESEAEASNEMRSGSSSLDKELGSLGGSDVDRELAELKAKLKSNKEE
- a CDS encoding DUF4247 domain-containing protein, which codes for MKRWLALLFAVTTFLVVGCTAATVESYLDKNYSLVDVQQSRYGTNDAARVYQIPDSVDNAAKFIAGKYPPKSMTPPGTAEDRRVLVYPKLVVDIYSQDGQTMAEVASRQYIRDHYSSGGFFRGYLTAAVIGNIFNGPRSVRDGGFSPYTGRSSVPSYGKTVREGSVGSRTVRGGGIFGGK
- a CDS encoding DUF350 domain-containing protein, with amino-acid sequence MVLINPFVDTILWWAIFFVVMFVAIKVFDLVTPYKLSQETKEKNGALGAVLGGLLIGIGIIIYNAMVHSDGLVNALIYSALGFVLMLASYFLYDLITPEKISQEIDDHNLLVGYKIAGLFIAVALVVSGAIT
- a CDS encoding polyamine aminopropyltransferase; amino-acid sequence: MPVLNHKMQNYIQKNNPTLIIFSLLIVSTCAMSYEYFLGAMSSYLLGDGRIQWALTITAMMVSMGFGGYSSRYVKSHEKMVVINELAIAFAGGFSTLFLYAFNVYIGSAQVVTLGYISINGFILGFQVPLFMHILRKAGESFGDLVARVTLFDFLGAVPAVILYIYLVKGVGLVQGTMLLGLINVSVVLLGIKLFEPELSTRFRRVAKILVVAIVLLLLLGLTFGERAVMGLERQLYNDRIVYQEQSDFQRIILTKRGEDLRLFLNGNIQFSSLDEYRYHEALVHPAMDLAANREKVLILGGGDGLALREVFKYPEVKEVTLVDLDPAVVGLARTHPVITRLNRGSLDDPRVQIVNQDGYKFLEQGSGLYGVIIVDLPDPNNEALAKLYTREFYTMVRRHLAKGGAVAIQSTSPYYANEAFWSIVNTVEAAGLDVAPYHTYVPSFGEWGFTLASDTAINKSRIKVEVSTRYLKQDMLPGMFVFPGDESESTNEAVNTLIHPVIIDLYQQAWENW